The Microbacterium luteum genome includes a region encoding these proteins:
- a CDS encoding MMPL family transporter yields MSTLLFSLGRWSYRHPWRVLTTWLLLLVVAGVSAVTFMAGTDNSFSIPGTEAQEGIVQLDRTFPQASGTSAQVLVAAPDAEAVTDDAYRTAIDDALSAFGDLDGVLAVTDPFDENVSGLVSDDDEAAIIRLQLDGQATDIPAGTEEDLQEIADDLQTALPEAQVVLGGDLFSTEIPSLSPIEAVGVLIALFVLIVTFRSFAVAWFPLVSALIGVGLAIALIFVATAFATISSTTPMLAIMLGLAVGIDYALFIVARHQDQVRAGVEPEESAARATGTAGSAVVFAGVTVLIALVGLSFANIPFLTTMGIAAAVAVAIAVLVAVTLTPALLGFAKGRVVGWRRRPSRRARRARTRPRRGFAERWVRAVTRHPIVTTVSVVAVLGTMAIPAASLTLALPNAGTQPTSSEARQTYDLTAEYFGPGENGPLILTGTIVTSTDPLGLMEDLADEIADVPGVKEIALATPNETADTGLIQVIPETAPDDPATADLVRELRSHHDEWLEEYGVDLKVTGFTAVGIDISDRLGAALIPFGIFVVGLSLILLTIVFRSIWVPLKAAAGYLLSVAASFGAVAAVFEWGWLADALHVTRTGPVISFMPIILMGVLFGLAMDYQVFLVSRMREDYVHAHRARGGRADRLTAVGAVRTGFVSSARVVTAAAVIMFAVFAAFVPEGDSSIKPIALGLAVGIAVDAFLVRMTLVPAVMALLGEKAWWMPRWLDRILPHFDIEGEAVERERALADWPEPNTIAVVVADDLGVRTDAGRVFAGATFRVDPGDTLLVTADAGAARAFALTVAGRLDPTDGRLRVAGHLLPGRAAWVRAHVGIALLDEADDPLAALRTALRGARLVVVDGLDRLDRAARDQAAALIRDAGARAAASAPLTVVATARTEGPALAALSDAHRPHVQALALSARTTASEVNA; encoded by the coding sequence GTGTCCACTCTGCTGTTCAGCCTCGGACGCTGGTCCTACCGCCACCCCTGGCGCGTGCTCACGACGTGGCTGCTGCTGCTGGTCGTGGCCGGCGTGAGCGCGGTGACCTTCATGGCGGGGACCGACAACTCCTTCTCGATCCCGGGCACCGAGGCCCAGGAGGGCATCGTGCAGCTGGATCGCACCTTCCCGCAGGCCAGCGGCACGAGCGCGCAGGTGCTCGTGGCGGCACCCGACGCGGAGGCGGTCACCGACGACGCGTATCGCACGGCGATCGACGACGCCCTGTCGGCGTTCGGCGACCTCGACGGGGTGCTGGCGGTCACCGACCCCTTCGACGAGAACGTCTCGGGCCTCGTCTCCGACGACGACGAAGCGGCGATCATCCGACTCCAGCTCGACGGTCAGGCCACCGACATCCCCGCGGGAACGGAGGAGGACCTGCAGGAGATCGCCGACGATCTGCAGACCGCCCTCCCCGAGGCGCAGGTCGTGCTCGGCGGCGACCTCTTCTCCACCGAGATCCCCTCACTCTCTCCCATCGAAGCGGTCGGCGTGCTCATCGCCCTGTTCGTGCTGATCGTGACCTTCCGGTCTTTCGCGGTGGCGTGGTTCCCGCTCGTGAGCGCCCTCATCGGCGTCGGACTCGCAATCGCGCTGATCTTCGTCGCCACGGCTTTCGCCACGATCTCGTCGACCACGCCGATGCTCGCGATCATGCTGGGGCTCGCGGTCGGGATCGACTACGCCCTGTTCATCGTCGCGCGCCATCAGGATCAGGTGCGCGCCGGCGTCGAGCCCGAGGAATCCGCCGCGCGCGCGACCGGCACCGCCGGCTCCGCGGTCGTCTTCGCCGGCGTGACGGTGCTCATCGCCCTGGTCGGACTGTCGTTCGCGAACATCCCCTTCCTCACCACGATGGGGATCGCCGCGGCCGTGGCCGTCGCCATCGCCGTCCTGGTCGCGGTGACCCTCACTCCCGCACTCCTCGGCTTCGCGAAGGGGCGCGTCGTGGGATGGCGCCGCCGTCCGAGCCGCCGCGCCCGCCGCGCGCGCACCCGGCCACGCCGCGGATTCGCCGAGCGGTGGGTGCGGGCCGTCACGCGGCATCCGATCGTCACCACGGTCTCGGTCGTCGCCGTGCTCGGCACGATGGCGATCCCGGCCGCGAGCCTCACCCTGGCCCTTCCGAACGCCGGCACGCAGCCGACCTCGAGCGAGGCCCGGCAGACCTACGACCTGACCGCGGAGTACTTCGGACCGGGCGAGAACGGCCCGCTCATCCTCACCGGCACGATCGTCACCTCCACCGACCCGCTCGGGCTCATGGAGGACCTCGCCGACGAGATCGCAGACGTTCCCGGCGTCAAGGAGATCGCGCTGGCGACGCCCAACGAGACCGCTGACACCGGGCTCATCCAGGTGATCCCCGAGACCGCCCCCGACGACCCCGCCACCGCCGACCTCGTGCGGGAGCTTCGTTCCCACCACGACGAATGGCTCGAGGAGTACGGCGTCGATCTGAAGGTGACCGGCTTCACCGCCGTCGGCATCGACATCTCCGACCGCCTGGGCGCCGCGCTGATCCCGTTCGGGATCTTCGTCGTCGGGCTCTCGCTGATCCTGCTGACGATCGTGTTCCGCTCGATCTGGGTGCCGCTGAAGGCCGCCGCGGGATACCTGCTGTCGGTGGCGGCGTCGTTCGGCGCGGTGGCCGCCGTGTTCGAGTGGGGCTGGCTCGCCGACGCGCTGCACGTCACGCGCACCGGCCCCGTCATCAGCTTCATGCCCATCATCCTCATGGGCGTGCTGTTCGGCCTCGCGATGGACTACCAGGTGTTCCTCGTCTCGCGCATGCGCGAGGACTACGTGCACGCCCACCGCGCCCGCGGCGGCCGTGCGGACCGGCTCACCGCCGTCGGTGCCGTGCGCACCGGTTTCGTCTCGTCGGCCCGCGTGGTCACCGCCGCCGCGGTGATCATGTTCGCGGTCTTCGCCGCGTTCGTACCCGAGGGCGACTCCTCGATCAAGCCGATCGCCCTCGGGCTCGCGGTCGGCATCGCCGTCGACGCGTTCCTCGTGCGCATGACGCTCGTTCCGGCGGTCATGGCGCTCCTCGGCGAGAAGGCCTGGTGGATGCCGCGCTGGCTGGACCGCATCCTGCCCCACTTCGACATCGAGGGCGAGGCCGTCGAACGCGAGCGCGCCCTGGCGGACTGGCCCGAGCCGAACACCATCGCCGTCGTCGTCGCCGACGACCTCGGCGTGCGCACCGACGCCGGCCGCGTCTTCGCCGGCGCGACGTTCCGCGTCGATCCCGGGGACACCCTGCTCGTCACCGCGGACGCCGGCGCCGCCCGCGCGTTCGCCCTCACCGTCGCGGGGCGGCTCGATCCCACCGACGGGCGCCTGCGCGTGGCCGGCCATCTGCTCCCCGGCCGCGCCGCGTGGGTGCGCGCGCACGTCGGCATCGCCCTTCTCGACGAGGCCGACGATCCGCTCGCGGCGCTGCGCACGGCCCTGCGCGGCGCGCGCCTGGTGGTGGTCGACGGCCTCGACCGGCTCGACCGCGCCGCGCGTGACCAGGCCGCGGCGCTGATCCGCGACGCCGGCGCGCGCGCCGCGGCATCCGCTCCCCTCACCGTCGTGGCCACCGCCCGCACCGAGGGCCCCGCGCTCGCTGCGCTCTCCGACGCCCACCGCCCCCACGTCCAGGCGCTGGCCCTCAGCGCCCGCACCACCGCATCCGAGGTGAACGCATGA
- a CDS encoding TetR/AcrR family transcriptional regulator → MSDTAGPSRRREETRRRLLDAAAEVFAEVGMDAASVEVICDRAGFTRGAFYSNFASKDELFFALVGLVAQERVRSVADRVAALEADGALDMTGGNVVEVVSRVLEIGPEDRLGVLLFNEIRIHALRAPELAAAYLEQDTAILDSVARLVDDIVAGKDIRFRLEPRAVARLLMTVWESTSVRGVMAGLPPAELARHTGEELGRVAAALIER, encoded by the coding sequence ATGAGCGATACGGCGGGACCCTCGCGACGACGCGAGGAGACCAGACGCAGACTGCTGGATGCGGCGGCGGAGGTGTTCGCCGAGGTCGGCATGGACGCGGCGTCGGTCGAGGTCATCTGCGACCGCGCGGGGTTCACGCGGGGAGCGTTCTACTCGAACTTCGCCTCCAAGGACGAGCTCTTCTTCGCCCTCGTCGGGCTGGTCGCGCAGGAACGGGTGCGATCGGTCGCCGACCGGGTCGCGGCGCTCGAGGCCGACGGTGCGCTGGACATGACCGGCGGCAACGTCGTCGAGGTCGTGAGCCGCGTGCTCGAGATCGGACCCGAGGACCGGCTCGGCGTTCTGCTGTTCAACGAGATCCGCATCCACGCGCTTCGGGCGCCGGAGCTCGCGGCGGCGTACCTCGAGCAGGACACCGCCATTCTCGACAGCGTCGCGCGACTGGTCGATGACATCGTCGCCGGCAAGGACATCCGGTTCCGGCTCGAGCCGAGGGCGGTCGCCCGACTGCTCATGACGGTCTGGGAGTCGACGTCGGTCCGCGGGGTCATGGCGGGCCTTCCGCCCGCCGAGCTCGCCAGGCACACCGGCGAGGAGCTCGGACGCGTGGCCGCCGCGCTGATCGAGCGCTAA
- a CDS encoding o-succinylbenzoate synthase, which translates to MSSPLPALDRLIDTARVVSLPLTTRFRGVDEREALLLEGPEGWAEFSPFLEYDDAEAATWLTAAIDFAWHPRPAAVRETVPVNATVPAVAADQVGDVLTRFHGCRTAKVKVAERGQVLGDDVARVRAVREVMGPEGRIRVDANGGWNLDEAEHAVHALAEFDLEYVEQPCAQVEDLVELRRRIRYLGIPVAADESVRKADDPIAVVTAGAADLVVVKVQPLGGVARALSIVAAAGVPAVVSSALDTSVGLGMGVALAASLPELSFDCGLGTASLLAADVTDDPLVARDGRIAVRRVVPSPELLDRHAAPRERREWWLERLRRCHAVAQER; encoded by the coding sequence ATGTCCTCACCCCTCCCCGCTCTGGACCGGCTCATCGACACCGCCCGGGTGGTCTCCCTCCCGCTGACGACCCGCTTCCGCGGGGTCGACGAGCGGGAGGCGCTGCTGCTGGAAGGACCCGAGGGGTGGGCGGAGTTCTCGCCGTTCCTGGAGTACGACGACGCCGAGGCGGCGACGTGGCTCACCGCGGCTATCGACTTCGCGTGGCATCCGCGACCCGCGGCGGTGCGCGAGACCGTGCCGGTGAACGCGACCGTCCCCGCCGTCGCGGCCGACCAGGTCGGCGACGTGCTCACCCGCTTCCACGGCTGCCGCACCGCGAAGGTCAAGGTCGCCGAGCGCGGACAGGTGCTCGGCGACGACGTCGCGCGCGTGCGGGCGGTGCGCGAGGTCATGGGGCCGGAAGGGCGCATCCGCGTCGATGCGAACGGCGGCTGGAACCTCGACGAGGCCGAGCACGCCGTGCACGCGCTCGCGGAGTTCGACCTGGAATACGTCGAGCAGCCCTGCGCGCAGGTCGAGGACCTCGTCGAGCTCCGCCGCCGCATCCGCTACCTCGGCATCCCCGTGGCCGCCGACGAGAGCGTGCGCAAGGCCGACGACCCGATCGCCGTCGTCACCGCCGGCGCGGCCGACCTCGTCGTGGTCAAGGTGCAGCCGCTGGGAGGGGTGGCGCGTGCCCTGTCGATCGTCGCCGCCGCCGGCGTTCCGGCCGTGGTCTCCAGCGCCCTCGACACGTCGGTCGGACTCGGGATGGGCGTCGCGCTCGCGGCGAGCCTGCCCGAGCTGTCGTTCGACTGCGGACTGGGCACGGCCTCGCTGCTCGCCGCGGACGTCACGGACGACCCCCTCGTCGCGCGCGACGGTCGCATCGCGGTGCGGCGCGTGGTGCCGAGCCCGGAGCTCCTCGATCGGCACGCGGCCCCGCGCGAGCGGCGGGAGTGGTGGCTGGAGCGACTCCGTCGCTGTCACGCCGTCGCGCAGGAACGTTAG
- a CDS encoding LLM class F420-dependent oxidoreductase, whose product MLVDTPVRLGIQLRPQHVTYPDLRDAVLRLEEMGVDILFNWDHFFPLFGEPDGLHFESWTMLGAWAEQTERVEFGALVNCNSYRNADLQADMARTLDHISAKGGTGRFIFGTGSGWFERDYDEYGYEFGTAGSRLNDLGVGLERITARWDKLNPQPTRRIPIMIGGKGEQKTLRFVARHANIWHSFVTPDELPHKLSVIDRWAQAEERDTADLVVSNELARRDEETADVLYDAGTRLFTLGLDGPDWDYDVVRGWLRWRDAKNA is encoded by the coding sequence ATGCTCGTCGACACCCCCGTCCGCCTCGGCATCCAGCTGCGGCCCCAGCACGTCACCTACCCCGACCTTCGCGACGCCGTCCTCCGCCTGGAGGAGATGGGCGTGGACATCCTGTTCAACTGGGACCACTTCTTCCCGCTCTTCGGTGAGCCGGACGGCCTCCACTTCGAGTCGTGGACGATGCTCGGCGCGTGGGCCGAGCAGACCGAACGCGTCGAGTTCGGGGCGCTGGTCAACTGCAACAGCTATCGCAACGCCGACCTGCAGGCCGACATGGCCCGGACCCTCGACCACATCAGCGCCAAGGGCGGCACGGGCCGCTTCATCTTCGGCACCGGCTCGGGGTGGTTCGAGCGGGATTACGACGAGTACGGGTACGAGTTCGGCACGGCGGGCAGTCGTCTGAACGATCTCGGCGTCGGCTTGGAGCGCATCACGGCGCGCTGGGACAAGCTCAACCCGCAGCCCACCCGCCGCATCCCGATCATGATCGGCGGAAAGGGCGAGCAGAAGACGCTGCGCTTCGTCGCGCGCCACGCGAACATCTGGCACAGCTTCGTCACGCCCGACGAGCTGCCGCACAAGCTCTCGGTGATCGACCGGTGGGCCCAGGCGGAGGAGCGCGACACGGCCGACCTGGTGGTCTCGAACGAGCTCGCGCGGCGCGACGAGGAGACCGCCGACGTCCTCTACGACGCCGGCACCCGGCTGTTCACCCTGGGGCTCGACGGGCCGGACTGGGACTATGACGTCGTGCGCGGATGGCTGCGCTGGCGCGACGCCAAGAACGCCTGA
- a CDS encoding 1,4-dihydroxy-2-naphthoyl-CoA synthase yields the protein MVSELFDAAEWMPAPGAEAFTDITAHLSRDGRIARIAFDRPEVRNAFRPHTVDELYRALDDARQNPRVGVVLLTGNGPSPKDGGWAFCSGGDQRIRGRDGYTYASDDATAPDPARAGRLHILEVQRLIRFMPKVVIAVIPGWAAGGGHSLHVVCDMSVASAEHGRFKQTDADVGSFDAGYGSAYFARQIGQKFAREVFFLAEEYSAQRAYEMGAVNRVVPHADLEREAIAMARTILTKSPTAIRMLKFAFNAVDDGMVGQQVFAGEATRLAYGTDEAVEGRDAFLQKRDPDWSPYPWHY from the coding sequence ATGGTCTCCGAGCTGTTCGACGCCGCGGAATGGATGCCGGCCCCCGGCGCCGAGGCGTTCACCGACATCACCGCGCATCTCTCACGCGACGGCCGGATCGCGCGCATCGCGTTCGACCGGCCCGAGGTGCGCAACGCGTTCCGTCCCCACACGGTCGACGAGCTGTACCGGGCGCTCGACGACGCCCGGCAGAACCCCCGGGTGGGCGTCGTGCTGCTCACCGGGAACGGGCCGAGCCCGAAGGACGGCGGCTGGGCGTTCTGCTCCGGCGGAGACCAGCGCATCCGTGGCCGCGACGGATACACCTATGCGTCCGACGATGCCACCGCTCCCGACCCCGCTCGCGCCGGGCGCCTGCACATCCTCGAGGTGCAGCGTCTCATCCGCTTCATGCCGAAGGTCGTGATCGCGGTGATCCCGGGATGGGCGGCCGGCGGCGGGCACTCGCTCCACGTCGTGTGCGACATGTCGGTCGCCAGCGCCGAGCACGGCCGGTTCAAGCAGACCGACGCCGATGTCGGCTCGTTCGACGCCGGCTACGGCTCCGCCTACTTCGCCCGTCAGATCGGCCAGAAGTTCGCCCGTGAGGTGTTCTTCCTCGCCGAGGAGTACTCGGCCCAGCGCGCGTACGAGATGGGCGCGGTCAACCGCGTCGTGCCGCACGCCGACCTCGAGCGCGAAGCGATCGCGATGGCGCGCACGATCCTCACGAAGTCGCCCACGGCGATCCGCATGCTGAAGTTCGCCTTCAATGCCGTCGATGACGGGATGGTCGGTCAGCAGGTGTTCGCCGGCGAGGCGACCCGCCTGGCCTACGGCACCGACGAGGCGGTCGAGGGCCGTGACGCGTTCCTGCAGAAGCGCGACCCCGACTGGTCGCCCTACCCGTGGCACTACTGA
- a CDS encoding AMP-binding protein: MRLEALTTDDPRDVLRSLRGALHGAGPALALGMVGEAPPEVPAGTAVVVTTSGSTGIPKSVVLSRDALISSAMATADRIGSGGWLLALPAGYVAGLQVLARALVADREPAILAGRFTPEAFAAAALTMASSRGGTRIPTYTSLVPAQLTRLLDAAEADGTVLAALRSFETVLIGGQALPAATLERAEAAGVRVVRTYGSTETSGGCVYDGRALTGVTVRIAAGEVQIAGPTLAEGYLDDPERTATTFIVDGDGTRWYRTGDAGILEDGVLRVRGRIDNVIVSGGINISLDRVEQAVRAVPGLAGAVVVGVDDTRWGEVPVVVATRGEALRRSESVQFEEARQTVEREIGPHARPARLVLVDELPSLPSGKPDREAIRSAVAGLH; encoded by the coding sequence ATGAGGCTCGAGGCGCTCACCACCGACGACCCGCGCGACGTGCTGCGGTCGCTGCGCGGCGCGCTGCACGGCGCCGGGCCGGCGCTCGCCCTGGGGATGGTGGGCGAGGCGCCGCCCGAGGTGCCCGCGGGAACCGCCGTCGTCGTGACGACGTCGGGGTCAACCGGCATCCCCAAGAGCGTCGTGCTCAGTCGCGACGCCCTGATCTCCAGCGCGATGGCCACGGCCGACCGCATCGGATCGGGCGGATGGCTGCTCGCCCTGCCGGCCGGCTACGTCGCCGGTCTCCAGGTGCTCGCGCGCGCCCTCGTCGCCGACCGCGAACCGGCCATCCTCGCCGGCCGCTTCACCCCCGAGGCGTTCGCCGCCGCCGCGCTGACGATGGCGTCCAGCCGCGGCGGCACCCGCATCCCGACGTACACCTCGCTCGTGCCGGCGCAGCTGACGCGCCTGCTCGACGCGGCCGAGGCAGACGGCACGGTGCTGGCGGCGCTGCGCTCGTTCGAGACCGTGCTGATCGGCGGTCAGGCACTCCCCGCGGCGACCCTCGAGCGGGCCGAGGCGGCGGGCGTGCGCGTCGTGCGCACCTACGGCTCCACCGAGACCAGCGGCGGATGCGTGTACGACGGGCGTGCTCTCACCGGCGTCACGGTGCGCATCGCCGCCGGGGAGGTGCAGATCGCCGGCCCGACGCTCGCCGAGGGATACCTCGACGACCCCGAGCGCACCGCCACGACGTTCATCGTCGACGGCGACGGCACGCGGTGGTACCGCACGGGCGACGCGGGGATCCTCGAGGACGGCGTGCTGCGGGTGCGCGGACGGATCGACAACGTCATCGTCTCGGGCGGCATCAACATCTCGCTCGATCGCGTCGAGCAGGCCGTCCGCGCGGTACCCGGCCTCGCGGGCGCCGTCGTGGTGGGGGTGGACGACACGCGCTGGGGCGAGGTTCCCGTCGTGGTCGCCACGCGGGGGGAGGCGCTGCGCCGCAGCGAGTCGGTGCAGTTCGAGGAGGCGCGGCAGACCGTCGAGCGCGAGATCGGCCCGCACGCGCGCCCGGCACGACTGGTGCTCGTCGACGAGCTGCCGAGCCTTCCGTCGGGCAAGCCCGACCGCGAGGCCATCCGTTCGGCGGTCGCGGGCCTGCACTGA
- a CDS encoding 1,4-dihydroxy-2-naphthoate polyprenyltransferase: MAGTPSKKRKKTSTRPSRSRGNPAKARVSGSPAAVAPPTARDWIGAARLRTLPLAVTPVLIGTGAALVVTDEFHGMIALACLAVAVFLQIGVNFANDYSDGIRGTDDHRVGPARLTASRKVPARRVLAVALGFFALAAIAGLAIVIRTGQWWMLAIGALAIAAAWFYTGGRRPYGYYGLGELFVFVFFGLVATLGTTWVQAFSLPQEAWFGAVAAGLLACAVLLANNLRDIDQDRVAGKRTLTVLIGRRWTQVLFPLFVLVPFAIAAFLALFYPIAWLALMALLAGIPAIIIVWSYREARELVVALALTSLTSVGYGALLFWAFVG; encoded by the coding sequence GTGGCAGGCACACCCAGCAAGAAGCGCAAGAAGACGTCGACGCGCCCGTCTCGCTCGCGCGGCAACCCCGCGAAGGCGCGCGTCTCCGGGTCACCGGCGGCGGTCGCGCCGCCGACGGCCCGCGACTGGATCGGTGCCGCGCGCCTGCGCACTCTTCCGCTGGCGGTCACCCCCGTGCTCATCGGGACCGGGGCGGCCCTGGTGGTCACCGACGAATTCCACGGCATGATCGCTCTGGCGTGTCTCGCGGTCGCGGTCTTCCTTCAGATCGGCGTCAACTTCGCCAACGACTACAGCGACGGCATCCGCGGCACCGACGACCACCGCGTCGGACCCGCGCGCCTGACCGCGTCGCGCAAAGTGCCCGCGCGCCGTGTGCTCGCGGTGGCGCTGGGCTTCTTCGCGCTCGCCGCGATCGCGGGCCTGGCGATCGTCATCCGCACCGGGCAATGGTGGATGCTCGCGATCGGCGCGCTCGCGATCGCCGCCGCCTGGTTCTACACCGGCGGAAGGCGGCCGTACGGCTACTACGGGCTCGGTGAACTGTTCGTGTTCGTCTTCTTCGGGCTGGTCGCCACCCTCGGCACCACGTGGGTGCAGGCGTTCTCGCTGCCGCAGGAGGCGTGGTTCGGCGCCGTGGCCGCGGGGCTGCTGGCCTGCGCGGTGCTGCTGGCGAACAACCTGCGCGACATCGACCAGGATCGGGTGGCGGGCAAGCGCACGCTCACCGTGCTCATCGGCAGGCGGTGGACGCAGGTGCTGTTCCCCCTGTTCGTGCTCGTGCCGTTCGCGATCGCCGCGTTCCTGGCGCTGTTCTACCCGATCGCCTGGCTCGCGCTCATGGCGCTGCTGGCAGGCATCCCCGCGATCATCATCGTGTGGAGCTACCGCGAGGCCCGCGAGCTGGTGGTCGCCCTCGCGCTCACCTCGCTCACATCGGTGGGCTACGGAGCGCTGCTGTTCTGGGCGTTCGTCGGCTGA
- a CDS encoding DUF4229 domain-containing protein translates to MKARPALVYTVLRLLAFLVPFGILMLFPVFQDLFWLAAIFAALIGLSLSILFLRRPLNSVTTGLADRRRERERADDSAAEDAAADAVYGEGAVRSGDGMPSAGAEADARRSDEDGR, encoded by the coding sequence GTGAAAGCCCGTCCTGCCCTCGTGTACACGGTGCTGCGCCTGCTGGCGTTCCTGGTGCCGTTCGGCATCCTGATGCTCTTCCCGGTGTTCCAGGATCTGTTCTGGCTCGCCGCGATCTTCGCCGCGCTCATCGGTCTCAGCCTGTCGATCCTCTTCCTGCGACGCCCGTTGAACAGCGTCACCACGGGGCTGGCCGACCGCCGGCGCGAGCGCGAGCGCGCCGACGACTCCGCCGCCGAAGACGCCGCAGCCGACGCGGTCTACGGCGAAGGCGCCGTACGTTCCGGTGACGGCATGCCTTCCGCCGGCGCGGAGGCCGACGCGCGTCGGTCGGACGAGGACGGCCGCTGA
- a CDS encoding PLD nuclease N-terminal domain-containing protein, translating into MEGVTRVLLIVALIAVAFWVFTIVDCAVQPKTRHRGVSKPLWLVIVIVIPVLGGLMWLIVGRRPRPAPAAPLAPDDDPQFTGTFGSIRDQDERIRRLEEELAMLDAESDWDPPVPDKPVADADASTGETTAEEPSGADTTAGEQRPSGEQATGSRPDDDERGQRGAVG; encoded by the coding sequence ATGGAAGGCGTGACAAGGGTGCTGCTGATCGTGGCCCTGATCGCCGTGGCGTTCTGGGTCTTCACGATCGTCGACTGCGCCGTGCAGCCGAAGACACGGCACCGCGGAGTCAGCAAGCCGCTCTGGCTGGTCATCGTGATCGTCATCCCGGTGCTCGGCGGACTGATGTGGCTGATCGTCGGTCGTCGCCCGCGGCCGGCCCCGGCTGCCCCCCTGGCGCCCGACGACGATCCGCAGTTCACCGGCACGTTCGGTTCGATCCGCGATCAGGATGAGCGCATCCGCCGCCTCGAAGAGGAACTGGCGATGCTCGATGCGGAATCCGATTGGGATCCGCCGGTTCCCGACAAGCCCGTCGCCGACGCCGACGCGTCGACGGGAGAGACGACCGCCGAGGAGCCCTCCGGCGCGGACACAACGGCGGGGGAGCAGCGTCCTTCCGGTGAGCAGGCCACCGGATCCCGGCCCGACGACGACGAGCGCGGTCAGCGCGGCGCCGTCGGCTGA